A window of Actinomadura viridis genomic DNA:
CACCAACCACGCGCTGCTGGCGATCGACGCGCTGGAGGAGTTCCTCGTCCTGCCCGAGCACGACGTGGTGATCGTGGACGAGGCGCACGAGCTGGTCGACCGGGTCACCTCGGTGGCCACCGACGATCTCAGTGCCGCCGCCGTGGAGACCGCGGCCCGCCGCTGCGGGCGGCTGATCGAGGAGGGCCTCGCCGACCGGCTCAAGGAGTCGGCCGAGGGCCTGGGCCTGCTCCTGGAGGACCTGCCCGGCGGGCGGATGGACGTCCTGTCCCCCGCCCTCGGCAACACCCTGGCCGTCGTCCGGGACGCCGCGCACGCCTGCCTGTCCGCGCTCGGCCCGGAGAAGAAGGACAACGACCCGGCGAACGCGGCGGCGCGCAAGGCCGCCCGGTCGTCCCTGGAGGACCTGCACGAGACCGCGGTGCGGCTGCTGGAGGCGTTCCAGCCGGAGATCTCCGCGCGCTCCGACGTGGTGTGGCTGGAGAAGCCGTTCGTCCAGGAGGGCCGGCCCAAGCGCCCGCCGTCGCTGCACGTCGCCCCGATCGGCGTGGGCGGGCTGCTGCGCACGACGCTCTTCGGGGAGCGCACCGCCGTTCTGACCTCGGCCACCCTCACCCTGGGCGGGTCGTTCGAACCGCTGGCCCGGCAGTGGGGGCTCCCGCCCCTGGAAGGCGCCGGGGCCACGACCCCGCCGGACGCCCGTACGGCCGCCGAGGGCCTGGCCCGCACCGCCACCGGCGAGGAGACCGGCGGAGACGGCGGCGCCGGGGGCAAGGGCGCGGAGAAGAAGGGCGAGGCGAAGGAGATCCGCTGGTCCGGGCTGGACGCCGGATCACCGTTCGACCACGCCAGATCCGGCATCCTGTACGTCGCCCGGCACCTCCCCCAGCCGGGACGGGACGGGCTGCCCGACGCCTACCTCACCGAGATCACCGAGCTGATCGAGGCGGCGGGGGGCCGCACGCTCGGGCTGTTCTCGTCCATGCGCGCCGCGCGCCAGGCCGCCGACGAACTGCGCGACCACCTGACCCACCCGCTGCTGTGCCAGGGCGAGGACTCCACCTCGCTGCTGGTCAAACAATTCGCCGAGGAGGAGCGGACCTCGCTGTTCGGCACCCTGTCCCTCTGGCAGGGCGTGGACGTCCCGGGGCCGTCGCTGCGGCTGGTCATCATGGACCGCATCCCGTTCCCGCGCCCCGACGACCCGGTCTCCTCGGCCCGCTCACGGGCGGTGGCGGCCCGCGGCGGCAACGGTTTCATGGCCGTCGCCGCCACGCACGCCGCGCTGCTCCTGGCCCAGGGCGCGGGGCGGCTGCTGCGTTCGATGGACGACCGGGGCGTCGTCGCCATCCTCGACCCGCGCCTGGCCACGGCCCGCTACGGCGGCTTCCTGAAGTCGTCGCTGCCGCCGTTCTGGCCGACCACCGACGCCGACGTGGTGCGCAACGCCCTGCGGCGGC
This region includes:
- a CDS encoding ATP-dependent DNA helicase, which encodes MPAPDLLTGSDTRIPDTATLLTAAVAAIGGAERPGQVRMAEAVERAIASGEHLAAQAGTGTGKSLAYLVPAIRHAVAERTTVVVSTATIALQRQLVDRDLPRLAETLAPLLGQEPKFAILKGRRNYLCLNRVQTGAPDEPEEGGGLFDPQQLSALGRQVKRLNEWAEETATGDRDELVPGVNETAWRQVSVTAKECLGAQRCPQGTECFAELARARAGEAHIVVTNHALLAIDALEEFLVLPEHDVVIVDEAHELVDRVTSVATDDLSAAAVETAARRCGRLIEEGLADRLKESAEGLGLLLEDLPGGRMDVLSPALGNTLAVVRDAAHACLSALGPEKKDNDPANAAARKAARSSLEDLHETAVRLLEAFQPEISARSDVVWLEKPFVQEGRPKRPPSLHVAPIGVGGLLRTTLFGERTAVLTSATLTLGGSFEPLARQWGLPPLEGAGATTPPDARTAAEGLARTATGEETGGDGGAGGKGAEKKGEAKEIRWSGLDAGSPFDHARSGILYVARHLPQPGRDGLPDAYLTEITELIEAAGGRTLGLFSSMRAARQAADELRDHLTHPLLCQGEDSTSLLVKQFAEEERTSLFGTLSLWQGVDVPGPSLRLVIMDRIPFPRPDDPVSSARSRAVAARGGNGFMAVAATHAALLLAQGAGRLLRSMDDRGVVAILDPRLATARYGGFLKSSLPPFWPTTDADVVRNALRRLDAAAPAPGDGTEAEPGAEAEPGESEG